A genomic segment from Cygnus atratus isolate AKBS03 ecotype Queensland, Australia chromosome 9, CAtr_DNAZoo_HiC_assembly, whole genome shotgun sequence encodes:
- the TF gene encoding serotransferrin: MKLVLSAVLSLGIAALCFAASPKTNIRWCTISSAEEKKCNSLKDHTQQERVTLSCVQKATYLDCIKAISNNEADAISLDGGQVFEAGLAPYKLKPIAAEVYERSGGSTTSYYAVAVVKKGTDFTVNDLRGKTSCHTGLGRSAGWNIPIGTLIHRGDIEWEGIDSGSVEQAVAKFFSASCVPGATTEQKLCRQCKGDPKTKCLRTAPYSGYSGAFQCLKDGKGDVAFVKHTTVQENAPEEKDEYELLCLDGTRQPVDSYKTCHWARVAAHAVVARDDSKVDDIWSFLSKAQSNFGVSTTSDFHLFGPPGKKDPVLKDLLFKDSAIMLKRVPALMDSQLYLGFEYYSAIQSLRKDQLTVSPRENRIQWCAVGKDEKSKCDRWSVVSNGEVECTVADNTKDCIIKIMKGEADAISLDGGFVYTAGVCGLVPVMGESYEDDSQCSKAEGQPASYFAVAVVKKADSTITWNNLQGKKSCHTAVGRTAGWNIPMGLIHNKTGSCNFDDYFSEGCAPGSPPNSRLCQLCQGSGENLLEKCVASSHEKYYGYTGAFRCLVEQGDVAFIKHSTVGENTDGRNKDEWAKGLKMEDFELLCTDGRRANAMDYKTCHLAKVPTHAVVARPEKASKIRELLERQEKLFGSHGTEKERFMMFQSQTKDLLFKDLTRCLVKLHQGITHKEFLGDEYYASVASLNTCNPSDLLQVCTFLEDK; the protein is encoded by the exons ATGAAACTTGTGCTCTCCGCTGTGCTGTCCCTAGGGATAGCTG ctctgtgttttgctgcttcCCCCAAGACAAACATCAGATGGTGCACAATATCctcagcagaagagaagaaatgcaaCAGCCTAAAGGACCACACGCAACAGGAGAGAGTTACATTGAGCTGTGTGCAGAAAGCAACGTACCTGGACTGCATCAAAGCCATCTCG AATAACGAAGCAGATGCCATTAGCTTGGATGGTGGTCAAGTTTTCGAGGCAGGCCTTGCCCCCTATAAGCTGAAGCCCATTGCTGCTGAGGTCTACGAACGAAGTGGAG GCTCCACAACCAGCTACTACGCTGTGGCTGTTGTTAAGAAAGGAACAGACTTCACAGTAAATGACTTGCGAGGCAAGACCTCCTGCCACACGGGCCTGGGCAGATCCGCTGGCTGGAACATCCCCATCGGGACTCTCATCCACCGGGGAGACATCGAGTGGGAAGGCATAGACTCAGGCTCAGTCGAGCAAG CGGTGGCCAAGTTTTTCTCTGCCAGCTGTGTGCCTGGTGCCACCACTGAACAAAAGCTGTGCCGTCAGTGCAAGGGGGACCCCAAAACCAAATGCCTCCGCACAGCGCCTTATTCTGGATATTCTGGAGCTTTTCA GTGTctgaaagatggaaaaggagATGTGGCTTTTGTAAAACACACAACTGTTCAAG AAAATGCCCCAGAGGAGAAGGATGAGTATGAGCTGCTGTGTCTGGATGGCACCCGTCAGCCTGTGGACAGCTACAAAACCTGTCACTGGGCCAGAGTGGCTGCTCACGCTGTTGTGGCTCGGGATGATAGCAAGGTTGATGACATCTGGAGCTTTCTCTCAAAAGCACAG AGCAACTTTGGCGTGAGCACAACCAGCGACTTCCACCTCTTCGGGCCACCTGGCAAGAAGGACCCAGTCCTcaaggacttgcttttcaaagacTCTGCTATAATGCTGAAGCGTGTCCCAGCACTGATGGATTCCCAGCTCTATCTGGGCTTTGAGTATTACAGTGCCATCCAGAGCCTCCGGAAAG ATCAGTTGACTGTCAGCCCTAGAGAAAACAGGATTCAGTGGTGTGCAGTAGGCAAGGATGAGAAGAGCAAGTGTGACCGCTGGAGCGTGGTGAGCAACGGGGAGGTGGAGTGCACCGTGGCAGACAACACGAAGGACTGCATTATTAAGATCATG AAAGGTGAAGCGGATGCCATCAGCCTAGATGGAGGTTTTGTCTACACTGCTGGCGTGTGTGGGTTGGTGCCAGTGATGGGAGAAAGCTATGAGG ATGACAGCCagtgcagcaaagcagaaggaCAACCAG caTCATACTTTGCTGTGGCTGTTGTGAAGAAAGCCGACAGTACCATCACATGGAACAATCTGCAAGGCAAGAAGTCGTGCCACACCGCTGTTGGGAGAACTGCTGGCTGGAACATCCCCATGGGCTTGATTCACAACAAAACCGGGAGCTGCAATTTTG ATGATTACTTCAGTGAGGGCTGTGCTCCTGGTTCTCCTCCTAACTCCCGCCTCTGCCAGCTGTGCCAAGGTTCAGGGGAAAACCTGCTGGAGAAGTGCGTCGCCAGCAGCCACGAGAAATACTATGGATATACTGGAGCTTTCCG GTGTCTGGTCGAGCAGGGTGATGTGGCCTTTATTAAGCATTCAACTGTTGGCGAAAACACTGATG GCAGAAATAAAGATGAGTGGGCCAAAGGTCTGAAAATGGAGGACTTTGAGTTGCTGTGCACTGATGGGCGACGGGCAAATGCCATGGATTACAAGACCTGCCACCTGGCCAAAGTTCCTACCCATGCTGTGGTTGCACGCCCcgagaaagcaagcaaaatccGTGAGCTGCTGGAGAGACAAGAG aaactgtttgGATCACATGGAACCGAGAAAGAGAGATTCATGATGTTTCAGTCTCAAACCAAGGATCTTCTGTTTAAAGACTTGACCAGGTGCCTGGTTAAACTTCACCAAGGAATAACACACAAGGAGTTTCTCGGAGATGAATACTATGCTTCAGTTGCTAGCCTCAATACCTGCAACCCATCAG